In Camelus ferus isolate YT-003-E chromosome 10, BCGSAC_Cfer_1.0, whole genome shotgun sequence, the following proteins share a genomic window:
- the LOC102520976 gene encoding uncharacterized protein LOC102520976 — MARRYSLRLETRALGAVQILLSLIHCALGVLCDRLFVREEKTQNAGVVPVLVIVVYSLSTAPFFLTSGSMSVSAEKKPIRYKLISASVMNIFSACLSALGTIMLCIACFSFSSEKNEYVWSHLAGSMLLQYLLFSTISELLVTSITIVWIVRALHHPETGEESYSLSESTISS; from the exons atggCAAGAAGATATTCTTTAAGACTGGAGACCAGAGCATTAGGG GCTGTGCAAATACTTCTCTCCCTGATTCACTGCGCACTGGGGGTTCTCTGTGATCGTCTGTTTGTCAGAGAGGAAAAGACACAAAATGCCGGTGTTGTCCCTGTGTTAGTCATAGTAGTGTATTCACTGAGCACAGCACCATTT TTCCTCACCTCAGGATCCATGAGCGTGAGCGCGGAGAAGAAGCCAATACGGTACAAG CTTATCTCTGCCAGTGTTATGAACATCTTTAGCGCCTGCTTATCTGCACTTGGTACAATCATGTTATGCATTGCGTGTTTCTCTTTCAGTTCCGAAAAGAATGAATATGTTTGGTCACAT TTAGCTGGTAGCATGCTTTTACAGTATTTACTCTTCAGCACCATCTCCGAACTGCTCGTTACAAGCATAACCATCGTCTGGATTGTGAGAGCACTGCATCATCCAGAAACCGGTGAAGAGA